In one window of Mercurialis annua linkage group LG4, ddMerAnnu1.2, whole genome shotgun sequence DNA:
- the LOC126679305 gene encoding mitochondrial fission protein ELM1-like, with amino-acid sequence MRPTKLPRFRPRVRFPGEIKRAIVIGNGFAGAENQCVGLIRALGLFSRHSIYRVNRPRGAINKWLHWLPVPVHKRVDFLMSRVFGGQKDDCFSSDVLEANSKHIAKMARDTFDRDGPLLVVASGRDTVSVASSIRLLAPENVFVVQIQHPRSHLDRFDLVITPHHDYYRLTPHAQEQIPWFLRRWIISREPPDRHVVLTVGALHQADSAALRAAASIWHDKLAVLQKPLLIVNIGGPTRNCEYGTDLAKQLTNMLQKVLWSCGSVRISFSRRTPEKVSKIIVKELGDDPKVYIWDGEGPNPHMGHLAWADAFVITADSVSMLSEACSSGKPVYVIGAERCTWKFADFQKRLLEMAVVRPFTGEEDISETWSYRPLNDTTDAAARVIEALARRGWTIER; translated from the exons ATGAGACCGACGAAACTCCCCAGATTCCGGCCAAGAGTCCGATTTCCCGGCGAGATAAAACGAGCAATCGTAATCGGAAACGGGTTCGCCGGAGCAGAGAATCAATGCGTTGGTTTAATTAGAGCTCTTGGCCTCTTTTCTCGTCATTCTATATAC cgAGTTAATAGACCAAGAGGGGCAATTAACAAGTGGCTTCATTGGCTACCGGTTCCGGTTCATAAAAGAGTGGACTTTCTTATGAGCAGAGTGTTTGGTGGGCAAAAAGATGATTGCTTTTCAAGTG ATGTACTTGAAGCTAATTCCAAGCACATTGCTAAAATGGCCCGTGATACATTTGATAG GGATGGTCCTTTGTTAGTGGTTGCATCCGGGCGAGACACTGTTTCAGTAGCAAGCTCAATTAGACTATTAGCTCCAGAAAATGTTTTTGTTGTTCAG ATACAACATCCAAGATCACATTTAGATAGGTTTGATTTGGTGATTACTCCCCATCATGATTATTATCGATTGACCCCTCATGCCCAAGAGCAAATCCCCTGGTTTCTCCGGAGGTGGATAATTTCACGTGAACCTCCTGATAGGCATGTG GTTCTTACTGTGGGAGCTCTACATCAGGCTGATTCTGCTGCACTAAGAGCTGCAGCTTCtatttggcatgataagttggcTGTACTTCAAAAGCCTTTGCTTATTGTCAACATTGGAGGACCTACAC GCAACTGTGAGTACGGTACAGATCTTGCGAAGCAGTTGACCAATATGCTGCAGAAAGTCCTTTGGAGTTGTGGAAGTGTCAGAATATCCTTTTCCAGGAGAACCCCTGAAAAG GTGTCCAAGATCATAGTAAAAGAACTTGGTGATGACCCTAAAGTTTATATTTGGGATGGTGAAG GTCCAAATCCACATATGGGGCATCTAGCCTGGGCTGATGCTTTTGTCATCACTGCTGATTCTGTGAGTATGTTGAGTGAAGCTTGCAGCAGTGG GAAGCCTGTCTATGTTATTGGAGCTGAACGGTGCACGTGGAAATTTGCCGACTTCCAAAAGCGATTGCTGGAAATGGCAGTGGTTAGACCATTTACAGGCGAAGAGGAT ATATCCGAGACCTGGAGCTATCGTCCACTGAATGACACTACAGATGCTGCTGCTCGGGTAATTGAGGCACTTGCAAGACGTGGATGGACAATAGAACGATGA